One Endozoicomonas gorgoniicola DNA window includes the following coding sequences:
- the dxs gene encoding 1-deoxy-D-xylulose-5-phosphate synthase, whose translation MFHEIPKTRPETPLLDNIDTPEQLRALNVSDLPALTRELREFLLYSVGQTGGHFGAGLGVVELTVALHYLFNTPEDRLVWDVGHQTYPHKILTGRKGRMDTLRQKDGLAAFPKRSESPYDTFGVGHSSTSISAALGMAIAAKLKGDHRRTVAVIGDGSMTAGMAYEAMNHAADEKANVLVILNDNDMSISHSVGGLSNYLTKILSSKTYHHIREGSKKVLNSIPHAWELARRTEEHVKGMIIPGTLFEEMGFNYFGPIDGHDLPMLLHTLENLRDLEGPQFLHVVTRKGKGFNPAEQDPIGYHAITKLEPQKQQALSPKPAVPKKPKYANVFGQWLFDMAGQDDKLVGITPAMCEGSDLLRFAEHYPDRYFDVAIAEQHAVTLAAGMACEGMKPVVAIYSTFLQRGYDQLVHDVAVQNLDVLFAIDRAGMVGEDGPTHGGCYDIAYLRCIPKMLIMAPGDEDETRRMLTTGHQYNGPASVRYPRGTGPGAVISKALEPLEIGKGEIRRQGKRVAILAFGTVLTNALKAAEQTGATVANMRFIKPMDTGLINELVKNHELLVTVEEGCISGGAGSAVNEYLNEQAMNVPVLNLGIPDRYIEAASHAQQLEECGLDPQGIVNSINDRLSRDVRQTVALAQVARS comes from the coding sequence ATGTTTCACGAAATACCCAAGACCAGGCCCGAAACGCCCTTACTGGACAACATCGACACGCCCGAGCAACTTCGCGCTCTGAATGTGTCCGACCTGCCTGCGCTGACCCGGGAACTGCGTGAGTTCCTGCTCTACTCGGTCGGTCAGACCGGAGGACACTTTGGTGCAGGCCTCGGTGTTGTGGAGCTGACTGTAGCTCTGCATTACCTGTTCAACACACCGGAAGACCGTCTGGTCTGGGATGTAGGTCATCAGACTTACCCCCACAAAATCCTTACCGGTCGTAAAGGGCGCATGGATACCCTGCGCCAGAAAGACGGCCTGGCCGCCTTTCCCAAACGCAGTGAAAGCCCTTACGATACCTTCGGTGTTGGACATTCCAGTACCTCCATCAGTGCAGCCCTGGGCATGGCGATTGCTGCCAAGCTCAAGGGGGATCATCGTCGTACTGTAGCGGTTATTGGTGACGGTTCGATGACAGCCGGTATGGCGTATGAAGCCATGAACCATGCTGCTGACGAGAAGGCCAATGTACTGGTGATACTGAACGACAACGATATGTCCATCTCACACAGCGTGGGTGGGTTGTCCAATTATCTGACCAAGATACTGTCCAGCAAAACCTATCACCATATCCGTGAAGGCAGCAAAAAGGTACTGAACTCCATCCCCCATGCCTGGGAACTGGCCCGCCGTACCGAAGAACACGTTAAAGGAATGATCATTCCCGGCACGCTCTTCGAGGAAATGGGCTTTAACTATTTTGGCCCTATCGATGGCCATGACCTGCCCATGCTGCTGCATACGCTGGAAAACCTGAGAGATCTGGAAGGTCCGCAATTTCTGCATGTAGTAACACGCAAGGGTAAAGGGTTTAACCCGGCAGAACAGGACCCCATTGGCTACCACGCCATTACCAAGCTGGAACCTCAGAAGCAGCAAGCCCTCTCTCCAAAACCCGCTGTTCCGAAAAAGCCCAAGTACGCCAATGTATTCGGGCAGTGGCTGTTTGATATGGCAGGGCAGGATGACAAACTGGTTGGCATTACGCCTGCCATGTGCGAAGGCTCGGACCTGCTCCGCTTTGCCGAACACTATCCGGATCGTTACTTTGATGTCGCCATTGCCGAGCAACACGCTGTCACACTGGCAGCAGGCATGGCCTGTGAAGGCATGAAACCGGTGGTGGCTATTTATTCCACCTTTCTGCAACGGGGTTATGACCAGCTGGTACACGATGTTGCTGTTCAGAACCTGGATGTACTGTTTGCCATTGACCGCGCTGGCATGGTAGGAGAAGACGGCCCGACCCATGGTGGTTGCTACGACATTGCCTATCTGCGCTGCATCCCCAAGATGCTGATCATGGCACCCGGTGATGAGGATGAAACCCGCCGGATGCTCACCACTGGTCATCAATATAACGGCCCGGCATCGGTTCGTTATCCTCGTGGTACGGGGCCAGGCGCAGTAATCAGTAAAGCCCTGGAACCACTGGAAATCGGTAAGGGTGAAATTCGCCGTCAGGGTAAACGCGTGGCCATTCTCGCGTTTGGTACCGTTCTGACCAACGCGCTTAAAGCCGCCGAGCAAACAGGTGCAACTGTCGCCAATATGCGCTTTATCAAGCCTATGGACACCGGGCTGATTAATGAACTGGTGAAAAACCATGAGCTGCTGGTCACCGTTGAAGAAGGCTGCATCAGTGGCGGGGCAGGTTCTGCGGTAAACGAATACCTGAATGAACAGGCGATGAATGTACCGGTGCTGAACCTGGGTATTCCTGATCGTTACATTGAGGCTGCCAGCCATGCACAACAACTGGAAGAGTGTGGGCTTGATCCTCAGGGTATCGTCAATTCAATTAATGACCGCCTGAGCAGGGACGTTCGTCAGACTGTCGCACTGGCACAGGTTGCCAGATCTTAG
- the galK gene encoding galactokinase, giving the protein MEMKQQLIALFEKTFGEQPELFFQAPGRVNLIGEHTDYNDGFVLPCAIDYQAIIAATPRDDQKVVVTAAAFDGQTTEFELALPVEPSEDATWSNYVRGVATALLERGLTLKGANMAIIGNVPQGAGLSSSACLEVCTGLALTRMSGHDISLKDLALIGQEAENKYVGVNCGIMDQMVSARGEEGHAMLLDCRSLDTRSIAIPQGAAVVIINSNKKRGLVDSEYNTRRQQCEAVAKHFDVKALRDITVEMLEARKDELDEVAYRRARHVVTEDVRTLEAAEVMPQGNLKRMGELMAASHISMRDDFEITVPEIDTIVDIVKDVIGAEGGVRMTGGGFGGCVVALAPESKVEAIRQAIDNQYKTATGLVADIYVCKASQGASVL; this is encoded by the coding sequence ATGGAAATGAAACAACAACTGATTGCCCTGTTTGAAAAAACCTTTGGAGAACAGCCTGAGTTATTCTTTCAGGCACCCGGTCGGGTTAACCTGATTGGCGAACATACCGACTACAACGACGGTTTTGTATTGCCCTGCGCCATCGACTACCAGGCGATCATTGCAGCAACCCCAAGAGATGATCAGAAGGTTGTTGTAACCGCAGCGGCATTTGATGGACAAACCACCGAGTTTGAACTGGCTCTGCCTGTAGAACCCAGCGAAGATGCTACCTGGAGCAACTATGTCAGAGGTGTGGCAACCGCTCTGCTGGAACGCGGACTGACACTGAAAGGTGCCAACATGGCTATCATCGGCAATGTGCCACAGGGTGCTGGTCTCTCGTCGTCAGCCTGTCTGGAGGTTTGCACCGGCCTGGCACTGACCCGTATGTCTGGTCACGATATCAGCCTGAAAGACCTGGCTTTAATTGGTCAGGAGGCTGAAAACAAGTACGTTGGCGTTAACTGCGGCATTATGGATCAGATGGTGTCAGCCCGTGGCGAGGAAGGCCATGCCATGCTGCTGGACTGCCGCAGTCTGGATACCCGCTCCATTGCCATTCCACAAGGCGCTGCGGTGGTGATTATCAACTCCAATAAAAAGCGCGGTCTTGTTGATTCAGAATACAACACTCGTCGTCAGCAATGTGAGGCAGTGGCTAAACACTTTGACGTGAAGGCATTGAGGGATATCACCGTTGAGATGCTGGAAGCCCGTAAAGATGAGCTTGATGAAGTGGCTTATCGCCGGGCTCGCCATGTGGTAACAGAAGACGTACGAACTCTGGAAGCCGCTGAAGTGATGCCACAGGGCAACCTGAAGCGTATGGGTGAATTAATGGCAGCGTCTCACATCTCCATGCGTGATGACTTTGAAATTACCGTACCGGAAATTGACACCATTGTTGATATCGTCAAGGACGTTATTGGTGCAGAAGGCGGCGTTCGTATGACAGGCGGAGGTTTTGGTGGCTGTGTTGTTGCGCTTGCTCCTGAAAGCAAGGTGGAAGCGATCAGGCAGGCGATTGACAACCAGTATAAAACCGCAACCGGGCTGGTTGCTGATATTTATGTGTGCAAAGCCAGTCAGGGTGCCTCGGTACTGTAA
- a CDS encoding UDP-glucose--hexose-1-phosphate uridylyltransferase — MEFNPVDHPHRRYNPLTGDWILVSPHRAKRPWQGQVEKTATDNRPTRDPSCYLCPGNERITGDSNPDYTRPYVFANDFPALLTDTPDAAGDSDLFRSSGARGEARVICFSPDHSKTLPQLSVEDIRQVVDVWSEQVTELGSKYPWVQLFENKGAVMGCSNPHPHGQVWASSFLPNEARKEDDNQRQWLTDKHSNMLVEYARQESESGERTVVENDDWIAVVPYWAAWPFETLLLPKRHILRMPDLKDSERTTLADIIKRLTTKYDNLFQTSFPYSMGWHGAPTDDDNREHWQLHAHFYPPLLRSATVRKFMVGFEMLAESQRDLTAEQAAERLRNLSETHYLNA, encoded by the coding sequence ATGGAATTTAATCCGGTCGATCATCCACATCGCCGTTACAACCCACTGACCGGTGACTGGATTCTGGTTTCCCCTCATCGTGCTAAACGACCATGGCAGGGACAGGTAGAAAAGACCGCCACCGACAATCGTCCAACCCGCGACCCGAGCTGCTATCTCTGTCCGGGCAATGAGCGAATTACCGGTGACAGCAACCCGGACTACACCCGGCCTTATGTGTTTGCCAATGATTTTCCGGCCCTGCTGACCGATACGCCAGACGCTGCCGGTGACTCTGACCTGTTCAGGTCTTCCGGAGCCCGTGGCGAGGCAAGAGTGATCTGTTTTTCTCCGGATCACAGTAAAACTCTGCCACAGTTAAGTGTCGAAGACATTCGTCAGGTGGTGGATGTCTGGTCTGAACAGGTGACCGAGCTGGGCAGTAAATACCCATGGGTGCAGCTGTTCGAAAACAAGGGTGCGGTAATGGGTTGCTCCAATCCACACCCCCATGGACAGGTATGGGCCAGCAGTTTTCTGCCCAATGAAGCCCGTAAGGAAGACGACAACCAGAGGCAATGGCTGACCGACAAGCACAGCAATATGCTGGTTGAATACGCCCGCCAGGAATCAGAGTCCGGTGAACGGACAGTGGTGGAAAATGATGACTGGATTGCAGTTGTTCCGTACTGGGCAGCCTGGCCATTTGAAACCCTGTTACTGCCTAAGCGGCATATTCTGAGAATGCCGGATTTGAAAGACAGTGAACGTACGACACTGGCAGATATTATCAAACGCCTGACGACCAAATACGACAACCTGTTCCAGACTTCTTTCCCATACTCCATGGGCTGGCATGGTGCGCCTACAGACGACGATAATCGAGAGCACTGGCAACTGCACGCGCACTTCTATCCGCCACTGCTGCGCTCAGCCACTGTGCGTAAATTTATGGTGGGCTTTGAAATGCTGGCAGAGTCCCAGCGGGATCTGACGGCTGAACAGGCTGCTGAACGGCTGCGCAACTTATCCGAAACACACTATCTGAACGCCTGA
- the ispA gene encoding (2E,6E)-farnesyl diphosphate synthase, producing the protein MTLKDYMARCQQRVDDKLRQVIPASSDISLQLVEAMAYSVFNGGKRIRPVLVYAANRAVGGDHSSADAPACAVELIHAYSLVHDDLPAMDDDDLRRGKPTCHKAFDEATAILAGDALQTLAFETLCNPLLIPEDDYSAESRLKQLRCLAEASGYAGMAGGQSKDLHSVGKPLTADQLQHMHNHKTGALIRASVQMGALSHRFTPVDQLEQLDHYAKAIGLAFQVQDDILDVIADTRTLGKQQGADLALDKPTYVSLMGLEEAQAYARSLYDSAIDAIKDFDERALVLRQLAEYIIHRSH; encoded by the coding sequence ATGACGCTTAAGGATTACATGGCTCGCTGCCAGCAGCGGGTCGATGACAAACTGCGACAGGTCATTCCTGCCAGCAGTGATATCAGCCTGCAACTGGTTGAAGCCATGGCCTACTCGGTCTTCAATGGCGGCAAGCGGATTCGTCCGGTGTTAGTCTATGCAGCCAACCGGGCAGTGGGGGGCGATCACTCGTCTGCCGACGCGCCCGCCTGTGCGGTTGAATTGATTCATGCTTATTCACTGGTTCACGATGACCTGCCCGCCATGGACGACGATGACCTGCGCCGTGGCAAACCCACCTGCCATAAAGCCTTTGATGAAGCCACTGCGATTCTTGCCGGTGATGCTCTGCAGACCCTGGCGTTTGAAACCCTGTGCAACCCTCTTCTGATACCGGAAGACGACTATTCGGCCGAATCCAGGCTGAAACAACTGCGCTGTCTGGCAGAAGCCTCTGGCTACGCGGGCATGGCGGGTGGCCAGTCGAAAGACCTTCACTCTGTTGGCAAACCTCTGACTGCCGATCAGCTGCAGCACATGCACAACCACAAAACCGGCGCCCTGATTCGCGCCAGCGTGCAAATGGGCGCCCTGAGCCATCGCTTTACACCTGTGGACCAGCTGGAACAACTGGATCACTACGCCAAAGCCATTGGCCTGGCTTTTCAGGTACAGGACGACATTCTGGATGTTATTGCTGATACCAGAACCCTGGGAAAACAACAGGGTGCAGACCTGGCACTCGACAAGCCCACTTACGTTTCCCTCATGGGACTTGAAGAAGCTCAGGCTTATGCCCGGTCACTGTATGACAGCGCCATTGATGCCATCAAAGACTTCGACGAACGGGCTTTGGTGCTTCGTCAGTTGGCGGAGTATATTATCCACCGCTCTCATTAG
- the galE gene encoding UDP-glucose 4-epimerase GalE, translated as MSILVTGGAGYIGSHTCLELLKAGYDVVVVDNLCNAKEESLKRVSHLAGREVAFRNVDIRNISELRKVFSAFSIDAVVHFAGLKAVGESTKVPMKYYDNNVNGTRCLLEVMNEFDVRHLVFSSSATVYGDPETVPVREDFPTGTPTNPYGRTKLVIEEMLKDLSASDERWNFSLLRYFNPVGAHESGIIGEDPNGIPNNLMPFIAQVAVGKREKLNVYGGDYPTEDGTGIRDYIHVVDLAEGHLAALKTHWNDTGVHTYNLGTGNGSSVLEMLSAFEVACGHSIPYEIVARRPGDIAECFADPSYANEKLGWTATRTIAEMTADTWKWQTANPEGYSE; from the coding sequence ATGAGTATTCTGGTCACAGGTGGAGCCGGTTATATTGGCAGCCATACATGCCTTGAGCTGCTGAAGGCTGGCTATGATGTTGTTGTCGTTGATAATTTATGTAACGCCAAGGAAGAATCCCTGAAACGGGTGTCACATCTTGCCGGTCGAGAAGTCGCTTTCAGAAACGTTGACATTCGGAATATTTCAGAACTGAGAAAAGTCTTTTCAGCATTTTCTATTGATGCTGTCGTCCATTTTGCTGGCTTGAAAGCTGTAGGCGAGTCAACAAAGGTGCCAATGAAGTACTACGACAACAATGTCAATGGTACCCGTTGCCTGCTGGAAGTCATGAATGAATTCGATGTACGTCACCTTGTGTTCAGCTCATCAGCCACCGTGTACGGAGATCCTGAAACCGTTCCTGTCCGCGAAGACTTTCCTACCGGCACACCCACAAACCCTTACGGCCGCACCAAGCTGGTTATAGAGGAAATGCTGAAGGATTTGTCTGCTTCGGATGAGCGCTGGAACTTCAGCCTGCTGCGCTACTTTAACCCGGTCGGCGCTCATGAAAGCGGCATCATTGGCGAAGACCCTAACGGCATTCCCAACAACCTGATGCCCTTCATTGCCCAGGTCGCCGTTGGCAAACGGGAAAAGCTGAATGTGTACGGCGGTGACTATCCAACCGAAGACGGCACTGGCATCCGTGACTATATCCATGTCGTGGATCTGGCCGAGGGACATCTGGCAGCCCTGAAAACCCACTGGAACGATACCGGCGTTCATACCTACAACCTGGGAACCGGAAACGGCAGCAGCGTTCTGGAAATGCTGAGTGCTTTTGAAGTCGCCTGTGGTCACAGCATTCCTTACGAAATCGTTGCACGCCGACCAGGCGATATAGCGGAATGTTTCGCAGACCCATCGTATGCCAACGAAAAGCTGGGCTGGACAGCCACCCGGACGATTGCCGAAATGACCGCTGATACCTGGAAATGGCAAACCGCAAACCCGGAAGGCTACAGCGAATAA